A DNA window from Stutzerimonas stutzeri contains the following coding sequences:
- a CDS encoding PAS domain-containing protein, which translates to MAPAANPPCHDTRHLFLPVGSELGALIRRFDWSHTALGPLEGWPSSLKTVTALLLHSPTPMVVLWGETGIMIYNDAYASLAGNRHPHLLGSDVCKGWPEAAEFSANAMRIVLAGGTLSYKDQELELHRNGRPARAWMNLDYSPVLDEQARPAGVIALVVETTERVLAERELQGQQARLQQMFEQAPGLMAMLRGPEHVFEMANPAYLRVVGEREVVGKPVREALPEVERQGFIDILDRVYRTGEAFVGSGIRVGLQRTLGEAEEERVLDFVFQPVTGIDGNVSGIFVEGNDVTERARAEQALRENEQRLRFLDALARETARSTDADAILAITTQMLGEHLSLSSCAYADMDPDQDGFTIRGDWAAPGCVSILGRYRLADFGTLAVDKLRAGQAFVIQDHCAQLPPHEAAAFQQLDIAATVCLPLVKAGRLTALMAMHDRLPHVWTDAELALLSEVTDRSWAHIERVRSAAAVRQREQCFLVELEAKVAERTAALARSEANIRAVLETSHLYKAMLAPDGSILYVNATALAGIGARFHQLAGTPFWESPWFTATPGMAETIKAMTQRVAAGATEHVTMSLNMPGGRRTFDFSMRPVLGEDGEIVALVPEALDISERVATEQTLQQLHKMEALGNLTGGIAHDFNNLLMAVLGSLELLRRRMPADAALLRLVDNARAGAERGASLTARMLSFARKQELYKTPIDLCQLIEGMQPLLLSSLGPTIQLEIELPQRLARVKTDPNQLETALLNLAANARDAMAGEGRIYIGAEELSLSSEQNGLPAGRYIRLDLSDSGTGMDEGTLKRAVEPFFTTKGVGKGTGLGLSMVHGLAEQSGGRLVLRSAPGSGTTAEIWLPALDNDEDAPARSATPDDSQRQALNPLTLLAVDDDELVLFGTAGMLEAAGHRVLTARSGGEALDLLQTNQIDVLITDHAMPLMSGVQLAAIIRETRPHLPILLVSGYAELPSATPAVPLRRLAKPFNQHQLLDAVEQLSIGQA; encoded by the coding sequence ATGGCCCCAGCAGCCAACCCCCCATGCCACGACACCCGCCACCTGTTTCTGCCGGTTGGTAGCGAACTCGGCGCGCTCATTCGGCGCTTCGACTGGTCGCACACCGCGTTGGGACCGCTGGAGGGCTGGCCATCGAGCCTGAAAACCGTCACCGCCTTGCTGCTGCACTCGCCGACCCCGATGGTGGTGCTCTGGGGCGAAACCGGCATCATGATCTACAACGATGCCTACGCTTCGCTTGCGGGCAATCGCCATCCGCATCTGCTTGGCTCGGATGTCTGCAAAGGCTGGCCTGAAGCGGCTGAATTCTCGGCCAACGCGATGCGGATCGTGCTGGCCGGAGGGACGCTGTCCTACAAGGATCAGGAGCTGGAGCTGCACCGAAACGGCCGCCCAGCACGGGCATGGATGAATCTGGATTACTCACCTGTGCTGGACGAGCAGGCGCGGCCAGCCGGCGTGATCGCGCTGGTGGTGGAAACCACCGAGCGGGTACTGGCCGAACGCGAGCTGCAAGGGCAGCAAGCACGCCTGCAACAGATGTTCGAACAGGCGCCCGGGCTCATGGCCATGCTGCGTGGCCCGGAACATGTCTTCGAGATGGCCAACCCGGCCTATCTGCGGGTAGTGGGCGAGCGTGAGGTCGTCGGCAAGCCGGTGCGTGAAGCGCTGCCGGAGGTCGAACGTCAGGGTTTCATCGATATTCTCGACCGGGTGTACCGCACAGGCGAAGCCTTCGTCGGCTCCGGTATCCGTGTTGGCCTGCAGCGCACCCTGGGGGAAGCCGAGGAAGAGCGCGTGCTGGATTTCGTATTCCAGCCGGTGACCGGCATCGACGGCAATGTCAGCGGCATCTTCGTCGAGGGCAACGACGTCACCGAGCGCGCTCGCGCCGAACAGGCGCTGCGCGAAAACGAACAGCGCCTGCGCTTTCTCGATGCGCTGGCCCGCGAAACCGCGCGCAGCACCGATGCCGACGCCATCCTGGCGATTACCACTCAGATGCTCGGCGAGCATCTGAGTCTGTCGAGCTGCGCCTATGCCGACATGGACCCCGACCAGGATGGCTTCACCATCCGCGGCGACTGGGCCGCGCCGGGATGCGTCAGCATTCTCGGGCGCTATCGCCTAGCGGACTTCGGCACGCTGGCGGTCGACAAGCTGCGCGCCGGCCAAGCCTTTGTCATTCAGGATCATTGTGCACAGCTGCCGCCGCACGAAGCCGCCGCGTTCCAGCAACTCGACATTGCTGCGACCGTCTGCCTGCCGTTGGTCAAGGCTGGCCGCCTGACGGCGTTGATGGCAATGCATGATCGGCTACCGCATGTGTGGACCGACGCTGAGCTGGCCCTGCTCTCGGAAGTCACCGACCGCTCCTGGGCACATATCGAGCGCGTGCGCTCGGCGGCAGCGGTCCGCCAGCGCGAGCAGTGCTTTCTGGTAGAGCTGGAAGCCAAGGTGGCGGAGCGCACTGCAGCGCTGGCACGCAGCGAAGCCAATATTCGCGCGGTGCTGGAAACCTCTCATCTGTACAAGGCGATGCTGGCCCCTGACGGCTCGATTCTCTACGTCAACGCCACGGCACTGGCCGGTATCGGCGCGCGCTTCCACCAACTGGCCGGCACGCCCTTCTGGGAGTCGCCCTGGTTCACCGCCACCCCCGGCATGGCGGAAACAATCAAGGCCATGACGCAGCGCGTCGCGGCAGGTGCCACCGAGCATGTGACCATGAGCCTGAATATGCCGGGCGGCAGGCGCACCTTCGATTTCTCCATGCGCCCGGTGCTTGGCGAGGACGGCGAAATCGTCGCACTGGTCCCGGAGGCGCTGGATATCAGCGAACGCGTCGCCACCGAACAGACGCTGCAGCAACTGCACAAGATGGAAGCGTTGGGCAACCTAACCGGTGGCATCGCCCACGACTTCAACAATCTGCTGATGGCGGTGCTCGGCAGCCTGGAGCTGCTGCGCCGGCGCATGCCGGCCGACGCCGCGCTGTTGCGCCTGGTGGACAACGCCCGCGCCGGTGCCGAACGCGGCGCCTCGCTCACCGCACGCATGCTCTCGTTCGCGCGTAAGCAGGAACTGTACAAGACGCCGATCGACCTGTGCCAGTTGATCGAAGGCATGCAGCCGCTGCTGCTCAGCTCGCTCGGCCCGACCATTCAGCTGGAGATCGAGCTGCCACAGCGACTCGCACGGGTCAAGACCGACCCCAACCAACTGGAAACCGCTCTGCTCAACCTCGCCGCCAATGCACGTGACGCCATGGCTGGTGAAGGGCGCATCTACATCGGCGCAGAGGAACTCTCGCTGTCCAGCGAGCAGAACGGTCTGCCGGCAGGGCGCTACATTCGTCTCGACCTCAGCGACAGCGGCACGGGCATGGACGAAGGAACACTCAAGCGCGCCGTCGAGCCGTTCTTCACCACCAAGGGCGTCGGCAAGGGCACCGGGCTCGGACTTTCCATGGTGCACGGGCTCGCGGAGCAGTCCGGCGGGCGGCTGGTATTGCGTAGCGCCCCTGGCTCGGGCACCACCGCCGAAATCTGGCTACCGGCACTGGACAATGACGAAGATGCGCCAGCGCGCAGCGCGACACCCGATGACAGTCAGCGCCAGGCCCTCAACCCCCTGACGCTGCTAGCCGTCGACGATGACGAGCTGGTGCTGTTCGGCACCGCCGGCATGCTCGAAGCGGCTGGTCATCGTGTTCTGACGGCACGCTCGGGCGGCGAGGCGCTGGACCTGTTGCAGACCAACCAGATCGACGTGCTCATCACCGACCACGCGATGCCGCTGATGAGTGGCGTGCAACTGGCCGCGATCATCCGGGAAACTCGCCCGCACTTGCCGATCCTGCTGGTGTCCGGCTATGCCGAGCTGCCCTCGGCGACCCCCGCAGTGCCGCTGCGACGGCTAGCCAAGCCGTTCAACCAGCACCAGCTGCTCGATGCCGTCGAACAGCTGAGCATCGGCCAGGCCTGA
- a CDS encoding PhoX family protein yields the protein MKQDFTEFHASVAAHDDQPVNPSGNASLAQTIDHRRRGLLKGGLGLASIAFLGGRIAGARAATGSGSLLGFEGIPARLDALFDRVEVAPGYSTRVFFSWGDPVHADAPAWQPDASDDWQAQLKQAGDNHDGMHFFPFPDAPESRGLLAINHEYVNPTLHPDGISLVDGRRPLDQVRKEQAAHGVSVIEVRKDAQGKWQRVMDSPYNRRVSGLTPMAIAGPLAGHAAMQTMDDPEGKTVLGTLNNCSSGFTPWGTYLVCEENWHNYFVNHDADDLAARISHNRYGIAGSGMSKLYGWETADPRFDATPQADQPHHGYVNEPHRFGWVVEVDPFDPKSTPIKRTAFGRYCRECSVLSLGNDGRMAFYSGDDTKGEYVYKFVPSGRFVPGADAANRRLLDEGTLYVARFDGDGSGQWLALVHGQHGLTAENGFASQAEVLLNARAAADRAGATPMDRPEWVAVHPDTREVYVTLTNNDGRGAKQPLDKANPRPNNLHGQILRWNEEGGDPAATRFEWEVFLLAGERRGARDAEGRAVAANLVGTIDGDCFSSPDGLAFDRDGRLWIETDFDDDQPAMQAMGTNQLLCADPKTREVRRFLVGPRGCEITGITWSPDYRAMWINVQHPGLSFPASDGRSRPRSSTVLITKDDGGVIGS from the coding sequence ATGAAACAGGATTTCACTGAGTTCCACGCCAGCGTTGCAGCTCATGACGATCAGCCGGTCAATCCTAGCGGCAATGCATCGCTGGCGCAGACCATCGACCACCGCCGCCGCGGCCTGCTCAAAGGCGGCCTGGGTCTGGCCAGCATTGCCTTTCTCGGTGGTCGGATAGCAGGCGCACGCGCGGCGACCGGGAGCGGTTCGTTGCTCGGCTTCGAGGGCATTCCTGCCCGGCTTGATGCGCTTTTCGACCGGGTCGAGGTGGCGCCTGGCTACAGCACACGGGTGTTTTTTTCCTGGGGTGACCCGGTGCATGCCGATGCGCCAGCGTGGCAGCCGGACGCCAGCGACGATTGGCAGGCGCAGTTGAAACAGGCCGGCGACAACCACGACGGCATGCATTTCTTCCCGTTCCCCGATGCACCAGAAAGCCGCGGCCTGCTGGCGATCAACCACGAGTACGTCAACCCGACGCTGCACCCCGATGGCATCAGCCTGGTCGACGGCCGGCGCCCGTTGGATCAAGTGCGTAAGGAACAGGCGGCCCATGGCGTAAGCGTCATCGAGGTGCGCAAGGATGCCCAGGGCAAGTGGCAGCGGGTGATGGATTCGCCGTACAACCGGCGTGTCTCAGGCCTCACGCCGATGGCGATTGCCGGACCGCTGGCCGGCCATGCAGCAATGCAAACCATGGACGACCCCGAAGGGAAGACGGTGCTCGGCACGCTGAACAACTGCTCCAGCGGCTTCACGCCCTGGGGCACCTATCTGGTCTGCGAGGAAAACTGGCACAACTACTTCGTCAACCACGACGCCGACGACCTCGCAGCACGCATCTCGCATAACCGTTACGGCATTGCCGGCAGCGGCATGAGCAAGCTCTATGGCTGGGAGACGGCCGATCCGCGCTTCGATGCTACGCCCCAGGCGGATCAGCCTCATCACGGCTATGTCAACGAACCGCACCGCTTCGGTTGGGTAGTCGAGGTCGACCCCTTCGATCCGAAAAGCACGCCAATCAAGCGCACCGCCTTCGGCCGCTATTGCCGGGAATGCTCGGTGTTGTCGTTGGGCAATGACGGCCGCATGGCCTTCTACTCGGGCGATGACACCAAGGGTGAGTACGTCTACAAGTTCGTCCCCAGTGGCCGCTTCGTGCCCGGCGCGGACGCCGCCAACCGCCGCTTGCTGGATGAGGGCACCTTGTACGTAGCCCGCTTCGATGGCGACGGCAGCGGCCAGTGGCTGGCGCTGGTGCATGGCCAGCACGGCCTGACCGCGGAGAACGGCTTTGCCAGCCAGGCCGAGGTTCTGCTCAACGCCCGTGCCGCCGCCGACCGCGCCGGGGCGACGCCAATGGATCGGCCGGAATGGGTAGCCGTGCATCCCGATACCCGCGAGGTATACGTCACCCTGACCAACAATGATGGCCGCGGCGCCAAGCAGCCCCTGGACAAGGCCAACCCGCGACCGAACAACCTGCATGGGCAAATTCTGCGCTGGAATGAAGAGGGCGGTGACCCGGCGGCGACGCGCTTCGAATGGGAGGTCTTCCTGCTCGCTGGCGAGCGCCGCGGTGCGCGAGATGCCGAAGGCCGGGCGGTAGCCGCCAACCTCGTCGGCACCATAGACGGTGACTGTTTTTCATCCCCAGACGGCCTGGCCTTCGACCGTGATGGACGACTGTGGATCGAAACCGACTTCGACGACGACCAGCCGGCGATGCAGGCGATGGGCACCAACCAGCTGCTCTGTGCCGATCCGAAAACGCGCGAGGTGCGGCGCTTTCTGGTGGGGCCGCGCGGCTGCGAGATCACCGGCATCACCTGGAGCCCGGACTATCGCGCCATGTGGATCAACGTGCAGCACCCGGGGCTGAGCTTTCCGGCCAGCGATGGTCGATCCCGCCCGCGCTCGTCCACCGTACTGATCACCAAGGACGATGGTGGCGTGATTGGCAGCTGA